A genomic window from Flavobacterium azooxidireducens includes:
- a CDS encoding glutaminyl-peptide cyclotransferase, protein MKNYNLFSFILLAVLFSSCEDSKKDKSGLFLLNTTQSKAQFSTDEKAVLTISNTKNKSIDSIVYFANDKKIGSVDGAKNIEFPLTDEKLGYQNLKALVYYENDYAEATHRIELISKIEPKLLKYTLVNTYPHDIKAYTQGLEFHRDTLYEGTGNGAGNTTRIKGISSLRKTNYKTGEVYKIVEHPEAIFGEGITILNNKVYQLTWQNLVGFIYDADTFKEIKRFNYSKRIEGWGLCNDGKSLYQSDGTEKIYTLNPETLQIEGSINVYSGANKIKSVNELEWIDGKIYGNIYQKDALAIINPKNGAVESVIYLGDLKKLVTQHPDIDVLNGIAYNPKTKTLFVTGKNWDKMFEIRVEE, encoded by the coding sequence ATGAAAAACTATAACTTATTCTCATTCATTTTATTAGCCGTTCTTTTTTCAAGCTGTGAAGACTCTAAAAAAGATAAATCAGGTTTATTTTTATTGAATACTACTCAATCAAAAGCACAATTTTCAACTGATGAAAAAGCTGTTTTGACAATTTCCAACACAAAAAACAAATCAATTGATAGCATTGTTTACTTTGCTAACGATAAAAAAATAGGTTCTGTTGACGGTGCAAAAAACATTGAATTTCCGTTAACCGATGAAAAATTAGGTTATCAAAATTTGAAAGCCTTGGTTTACTATGAAAATGACTATGCCGAAGCGACACACCGGATTGAGCTTATTTCGAAAATTGAACCAAAATTACTTAAGTACACATTGGTAAACACCTATCCGCATGACATTAAAGCGTACACGCAAGGACTTGAATTTCATCGTGACACGTTATACGAAGGAACCGGAAACGGTGCTGGAAATACAACCCGAATAAAAGGAATTTCGAGTTTACGTAAAACCAATTACAAAACCGGAGAAGTATATAAAATCGTGGAACATCCCGAAGCTATTTTTGGTGAAGGAATTACCATCTTAAACAACAAAGTGTATCAATTAACCTGGCAAAATTTGGTTGGATTTATTTATGATGCGGATACATTTAAAGAAATAAAACGTTTCAATTATTCTAAACGAATTGAAGGTTGGGGCTTATGTAACGACGGAAAATCACTCTATCAATCAGACGGAACGGAGAAAATTTATACTTTAAATCCGGAAACCTTGCAAATTGAAGGAAGTATCAACGTGTATTCCGGTGCCAATAAAATAAAATCGGTAAACGAATTGGAATGGATCGATGGAAAAATCTACGGAAACATCTATCAAAAAGATGCTCTGGCTATCATTAATCCCAAAAATGGAGCGGTAGAATCAGTGATTTATTTGGGTGATTTAAAGAAATTGGTTACCCAACATCCTGATATTGATGTATTAAACGGAATTGCTTACAACCCAAAAACAAAAACACTCTTTGTAACGGGCAAGAATTGGGATAAAATGTTTGAGATTCGTGTGGAGGAATAG
- a CDS encoding enolase C-terminal domain-like protein, whose translation MQLKWKIVQHQLKEPFKIAYGVYNFRKALIVSIDFDGKTGFGECTEIDYYHIHLDDFVNDLERIQSIFTTFSIEHPVDFFKKLTTFSLHPFLQSAIDCAFWDLYGKLENKTFSELNQLQITHFPQSSITISMDEEDIQLKKIIESDWEYCKVKVNSWSTSLRDKLLATEKKISIDSNGSFSLEICDFIQNDPLSAKFLYFEQPMPKGAENYKNLSQNSSANWMADEDLQSIDDLELLKPHYKTLNIKVMKCGGLTPSLSIIQKAKKMNFKIMIGCMTESTVGISAGIALASFADYLDLDGANLIAIDTFNGSNIRNGEVVLSDGVGLGIQN comes from the coding sequence ATGCAATTAAAATGGAAAATAGTGCAACATCAACTGAAAGAACCTTTCAAAATTGCTTATGGTGTATATAATTTCAGAAAAGCATTAATTGTTTCTATTGATTTTGACGGAAAAACCGGTTTTGGTGAATGTACTGAAATTGATTATTATCACATTCATTTAGATGATTTTGTGAATGATTTAGAGCGAATTCAATCAATTTTCACAACTTTTTCAATTGAACATCCGGTTGATTTTTTCAAGAAACTAACAACTTTTTCACTTCATCCCTTTTTACAATCTGCGATAGATTGTGCGTTTTGGGATTTGTATGGAAAACTTGAAAACAAAACATTTTCCGAATTAAATCAACTACAAATAACTCATTTTCCTCAATCTTCGATTACAATTAGTATGGATGAGGAAGACATTCAACTTAAGAAAATAATTGAATCGGATTGGGAATATTGTAAAGTAAAAGTCAATTCGTGGTCCACTTCTTTGCGAGATAAATTGTTGGCTACCGAAAAGAAAATCAGCATCGATTCCAATGGAAGTTTTTCATTAGAAATATGTGACTTCATTCAAAACGATCCACTTTCAGCAAAATTCTTGTATTTCGAACAACCGATGCCAAAAGGTGCAGAAAATTATAAAAACTTATCTCAAAATAGTTCTGCCAATTGGATGGCGGATGAAGATTTGCAATCCATTGATGATTTGGAATTATTAAAACCTCATTACAAAACGCTGAACATTAAAGTCATGAAATGCGGCGGATTGACTCCATCGTTATCAATCATTCAAAAAGCAAAAAAGATGAATTTTAAAATTATGATAGGTTGCATGACTGAATCTACAGTTGGTATTTCTGCCGGAATTGCGTTGGCCTCTTTTGCGGATTATCTTGATTTGGATGGAGCCAATTTAATTGCAATTGATACGTTTAATGGCTCAAATATTAGGAATGGTGAAGTAGTTTTGAGTGATGGAGTGGGGTTAGGGATTCAGAATTAA
- a CDS encoding DUF3820 family protein: MDQQKQLIKLAHTKMPFGKYEGRYLIDLPEYYVVWYHNKGFPKGELGQQLQLIYELKLNGLEHLIRTIKVKFPKP; the protein is encoded by the coding sequence ATGGATCAACAAAAACAACTCATCAAATTAGCACATACCAAAATGCCTTTCGGAAAATACGAAGGTCGCTATTTGATTGATCTTCCTGAATATTATGTGGTTTGGTATCATAACAAAGGTTTTCCAAAAGGCGAACTCGGCCAACAACTTCAATTGATTTATGAACTTAAATTAAATGGTTTAGAACATTTAATTCGAACCATAAAAGTCAAATTTCCAAAGCCTTAA
- a CDS encoding CTP synthase, which translates to MNQTKYIFVTGGVTSSLGKGIIAASLAKLLQARGYRTTIQKFDPYINVDPGTLNPYEHGECYVTDDGAETDLDLGHYERFLNVPTSQANNVTTGRVYLSVIEKERRGEFLGKTVQVVPHITNEIKERMQLLGNSGDFDIVITEIGGTVGDIESLPYIESVRQLLWELGEENAIVIHLTLIPYLAAAGELKTKPTQHSVKTLMESGIQADILVCRTEHELSDELRQKLALFCNVKREAVIQSIDASTIYDVPNLMLEEGLDKVALKKLNLPEKTTPDLKQWNEFLYKLKNPKHTVNIGLVGKYVELQDSYKSILEAFIHAGAANETKVNIVSVHSEYIDKSNVAEKIGDFDGILVAPGFGERGIEGKIEAVRYVRENNIPFFGICLGMQMAVIEYARNVLGFEDANSTEMNSQTSHAVIDLMEEQKTITDKGGTMRLGSWKCDLQVGSLAHQIYGKDQIEERHRHRFEFNGQFKEQLEKAGLKASGINPDTGLVEIIEVDNHPFFIGVQYHPEYKSTVANPHPIFVGFVKAAVEHKAVSA; encoded by the coding sequence ATGAATCAGACAAAGTATATTTTTGTTACCGGCGGCGTAACTTCTTCCTTAGGAAAAGGAATTATTGCGGCTTCGTTAGCAAAATTATTGCAAGCCAGAGGTTATCGAACAACCATTCAAAAGTTCGACCCGTATATCAACGTCGATCCGGGAACATTAAATCCATACGAACACGGCGAATGTTATGTAACGGATGATGGTGCAGAAACCGATTTGGATTTAGGTCATTACGAACGATTTTTAAACGTACCCACTTCGCAAGCAAACAACGTAACCACCGGAAGAGTTTATCTTTCTGTGATTGAAAAGGAGCGAAGAGGCGAATTTTTAGGTAAAACGGTGCAAGTTGTGCCACACATTACCAACGAAATTAAAGAAAGAATGCAATTGTTGGGTAATTCAGGTGATTTTGACATCGTAATTACCGAAATTGGTGGAACTGTTGGTGATATTGAATCATTACCTTACATCGAGTCTGTTCGTCAATTGTTATGGGAATTGGGCGAGGAAAATGCAATCGTCATTCATTTAACGTTGATTCCGTATTTGGCTGCAGCAGGTGAATTGAAAACAAAACCAACACAGCATTCCGTTAAAACATTGATGGAAAGCGGAATTCAAGCGGATATTTTGGTTTGTAGAACAGAACATGAATTATCTGATGAATTGCGTCAGAAATTGGCTTTGTTTTGTAATGTAAAACGTGAAGCGGTTATTCAGTCGATTGATGCATCAACGATTTATGATGTCCCGAATTTAATGTTGGAAGAAGGTTTGGATAAAGTGGCTTTGAAAAAGTTGAATTTACCCGAAAAAACCACTCCGGATTTGAAACAATGGAACGAGTTTTTATACAAATTGAAAAATCCAAAGCATACCGTTAATATAGGTTTGGTTGGAAAATATGTAGAATTACAAGATTCATATAAATCAATTTTAGAAGCGTTTATTCACGCGGGTGCGGCAAACGAGACGAAGGTGAACATTGTGAGTGTACATTCAGAATATATTGATAAATCGAATGTTGCTGAAAAAATTGGTGATTTCGACGGAATTTTAGTCGCACCCGGATTTGGAGAAAGAGGAATTGAAGGAAAAATTGAAGCCGTTCGTTACGTTCGTGAAAATAATATTCCGTTTTTCGGAATTTGTTTAGGAATGCAAATGGCGGTAATTGAATATGCTAGAAATGTTTTAGGCTTTGAAGATGCCAATTCAACCGAAATGAATTCGCAAACGTCACACGCCGTAATCGATTTGATGGAAGAGCAAAAAACCATTACCGACAAAGGCGGAACCATGCGTTTAGGAAGTTGGAAATGTGACCTTCAAGTAGGAAGTTTGGCTCATCAAATTTATGGAAAAGACCAAATTGAAGAACGTCACCGTCATCGATTTGAATTTAACGGTCAATTTAAAGAACAGTTAGAAAAAGCAGGTTTAAAAGCAAGTGGTATCAATCCAGATACCGGTTTGGTTGAAATTATCGAAGTGGATAACCATCCGTTTTTTATCGGAGTTCAATACCATCCGGAATATAAAAGTACAGTTGCCAATCCGCATCCAATTTTTGTTGGGTTTGTAAAAGCAGCTGTTGAACATAAAGCCGTTTCAGCCTAA
- the yidC gene encoding membrane protein insertase YidC gives MEEKKLDLNSIIGFGLIFVILIWVMYNSQQKEAEEQAKKAQQEQVEAKQKPAPAKVDTTETKTVAPVSDSVQVAQLQSSLGSFAYSASLPSATEAFTTIENEVVRLKIANKGGYIVEAEMKEFEQFRKGSGKTVHLIKDGNADFNIELKTNDNRTLNTRDLFFEPTLTKEGENQVVTFRLKAGANQFLEYRYVLKPNDYMLDFAIRSQGLNTVLNSSNPVNLDWKIKTYRNEKSVSYENRYTELIFEYEGGKDDYLGQGDSKSDDPDDVTYIAFKQHFFTSVLLTDTAFKKATVVSENLVKDEEIDTLFTKQFKASVPLAFKNGELNYDMNWYYGPADYHILNNYDKNLDEIVPLGWGMFGWINRYIFIPTFDLLIGFLPYGIAIIILTILVRLVMSPFTYKSYLSQAKMKVLRPEIQELTAKYAKDPMKKQQETMKLYSKAGVNPMAGCLPAVMQIPVFYALFSFFPSAIDLRQKSFLWADDLSSFDSVIDLPFYIPFYGNHVSLFPILASIAIFFYMKMTTGDQAMSTPPQEGMPDMGKIMKIMIYISPLMMLFFFNNFASGLSLYYFISNAITIGIMLVIKNYIIDEKKIHAQIQENKTKPKTMNRFQRKMQEMMEEAEKQKNLKK, from the coding sequence ATGGAAGAAAAAAAATTAGACTTAAACTCGATAATCGGATTCGGATTAATTTTCGTAATTCTGATATGGGTGATGTACAACAGTCAACAAAAAGAAGCCGAAGAACAAGCCAAGAAAGCTCAACAAGAACAAGTTGAAGCTAAACAAAAACCTGCTCCAGCTAAGGTTGATACAACTGAAACAAAAACGGTTGCACCGGTTTCAGATTCAGTTCAAGTAGCTCAATTGCAAAGCAGTTTGGGTTCTTTTGCTTATTCTGCCTCACTTCCATCTGCAACGGAAGCATTTACAACTATCGAAAATGAAGTGGTACGATTAAAAATTGCCAACAAAGGTGGTTATATCGTTGAAGCTGAAATGAAAGAATTCGAACAATTCCGAAAAGGTTCAGGCAAAACAGTTCATTTAATTAAAGATGGAAATGCCGATTTTAACATCGAATTAAAAACCAACGATAATCGTACATTAAACACAAGAGATTTGTTTTTTGAACCAACTTTAACCAAAGAAGGTGAAAATCAAGTCGTAACTTTTCGTTTAAAAGCGGGTGCAAATCAGTTTTTAGAATACCGTTACGTGTTGAAACCAAACGATTATATGCTCGATTTTGCTATTCGTTCACAAGGTTTAAATACGGTTTTAAATTCATCGAATCCTGTAAATTTGGATTGGAAAATCAAAACGTATCGAAATGAGAAAAGTGTAAGTTATGAAAATCGTTACACCGAACTTATTTTTGAATATGAAGGAGGAAAAGATGATTATTTAGGTCAAGGAGATTCTAAATCGGATGATCCTGATGATGTTACATACATCGCTTTCAAACAACATTTTTTCACTTCTGTTCTATTAACTGACACAGCATTTAAAAAGGCAACTGTTGTTTCAGAAAATTTAGTTAAAGACGAAGAAATTGATACCTTATTCACTAAACAATTTAAAGCTTCGGTTCCGTTAGCGTTTAAAAATGGTGAACTTAATTATGATATGAATTGGTACTACGGTCCGGCTGATTATCATATTTTAAATAATTACGACAAAAATTTAGATGAAATTGTTCCTTTAGGATGGGGAATGTTCGGATGGATTAACCGATACATTTTCATACCAACTTTCGACTTATTAATTGGATTTTTACCTTACGGAATTGCTATCATCATCTTAACTATTTTAGTAAGATTAGTGATGTCGCCTTTCACTTACAAGTCCTATCTTTCTCAAGCTAAGATGAAAGTTTTGCGTCCGGAAATTCAAGAATTGACTGCAAAATATGCAAAAGATCCGATGAAAAAGCAACAGGAAACAATGAAATTGTATTCCAAAGCAGGAGTAAATCCGATGGCAGGTTGTTTGCCTGCTGTTATGCAAATTCCGGTGTTTTATGCGTTGTTTAGTTTCTTCCCGTCAGCCATCGATTTAAGACAAAAAAGCTTCCTTTGGGCAGATGATTTATCTTCGTTTGACTCAGTTATCGATTTACCATTTTACATTCCTTTTTATGGAAATCACGTGAGTTTGTTCCCTATTTTGGCTTCTATTGCTATTTTCTTTTATATGAAAATGACAACAGGTGACCAAGCGATGAGTACGCCGCCACAAGAAGGTATGCCTGATATGGGGAAAATTATGAAAATTATGATTTATATTTCTCCGTTAATGATGTTGTTTTTCTTTAACAATTTTGCTTCCGGATTGAGTTTGTATTATTTTATATCGAATGCAATTACCATCGGAATCATGTTAGTAATTAAGAACTATATTATTGATGAGAAGAAAATTCACGCTCAAATTCAAGAAAATAAAACAAAGCCAAAAACGATGAATCGTTTCCAACGCAAAATGCAGGAAATGATGGAAGAGGCAGAAAAGCAAAAGAATTTAAAGAAATAA
- a CDS encoding acyl-CoA dehydrogenase family protein — MKDITRGGQFLVKETKCENVFTPEDFSEEQIMMRDSVKEFVDKEIWPNKDRFEKKDYAFTEEVMRKAGEMGFLSVAVPEAYGGMGMGFVDTCLVCDYISGATGSFSTAFGAHTGIGTMPITLYGTEEQKQKYVPKLASGEWFGAYCLTEPGAGSDANSGKTKAVLSADGTHYNITGQKMWISNAGFCSVFIVFARIEDDKNITGFIVENDPSNGITMNEEEHKLGIRASSTRQVFFSDTKVPVENMLAARGEGFKIAMNALNVGRIKLAAACLDAQRRVTSNAINYANERIQFNTPIAQFGAIRYKLAEMATSAYAGESATYRAAKDIENRIKIRETEGATHQEAELKGVEEFAIECSILKVAVSEDVQNCADEGIQIYGGMGFSEDTPMESAWRDARIARIYEGTNEINRMLSVGMLIKKAMKGHVDLLGPAMKVQEELMGIPSFDTPDYSELFSEEKEMVGKLKKAFLMVAGAAVQKYGMDLDAHQQLLMAAADMLIEIYVAESTVLRTEKLAKKVGEDKAKEQIAMAKLYLYKAVDVVSQKGKESIISFAEGDEQRMMLMGLRRFTKYTNMPNIVGLRETITTKLVAENSYCF; from the coding sequence ATGAAAGACATAACAAGAGGCGGACAGTTTTTGGTAAAAGAAACCAAATGTGAAAACGTATTCACACCCGAAGATTTCTCAGAAGAGCAAATTATGATGCGTGATTCGGTGAAAGAATTTGTAGACAAAGAAATTTGGCCAAATAAAGACCGATTTGAAAAGAAAGATTATGCATTTACCGAAGAAGTAATGCGAAAAGCGGGAGAAATGGGCTTTTTAAGCGTTGCCGTTCCTGAAGCTTACGGCGGAATGGGAATGGGATTTGTAGATACCTGTTTAGTATGCGATTATATTTCTGGAGCAACCGGCTCATTTTCAACTGCTTTCGGAGCTCACACCGGAATTGGAACAATGCCAATTACATTGTACGGAACCGAAGAACAAAAACAAAAATACGTTCCAAAATTAGCTTCAGGTGAATGGTTTGGAGCCTATTGTTTAACCGAACCGGGTGCAGGTTCTGATGCTAATTCAGGGAAAACAAAAGCTGTTTTGTCAGCAGACGGAACACATTACAATATTACCGGACAAAAAATGTGGATTTCCAATGCAGGATTTTGTTCTGTTTTCATCGTTTTTGCAAGAATTGAAGACGATAAAAACATTACCGGTTTCATTGTAGAAAATGATCCATCCAACGGAATCACGATGAACGAAGAAGAGCATAAATTAGGTATTCGTGCGTCTTCTACTCGTCAAGTGTTCTTTTCAGACACAAAAGTTCCGGTTGAAAATATGTTAGCCGCTCGTGGTGAAGGTTTCAAAATTGCAATGAATGCCTTAAACGTAGGTCGAATCAAATTGGCAGCTGCTTGTTTGGATGCTCAACGTCGTGTGACTTCTAACGCAATCAATTATGCTAATGAAAGAATTCAGTTCAACACACCAATCGCTCAATTTGGAGCCATTCGTTATAAATTAGCTGAAATGGCGACTTCTGCTTATGCGGGAGAAAGTGCTACCTATCGTGCCGCAAAAGACATCGAAAACAGAATAAAAATTCGTGAAACAGAAGGTGCAACACATCAAGAAGCCGAATTAAAAGGTGTAGAAGAATTCGCTATCGAATGTTCCATTTTAAAAGTAGCTGTTTCCGAAGATGTTCAAAATTGTGCCGATGAAGGAATTCAAATATATGGCGGGATGGGATTCTCCGAAGACACACCGATGGAAAGTGCATGGAGAGACGCTCGAATTGCTCGTATTTATGAAGGTACAAACGAAATTAACCGTATGCTTTCTGTTGGAATGCTAATCAAAAAAGCTATGAAAGGTCACGTTGATCTTTTAGGTCCAGCTATGAAAGTTCAGGAAGAATTAATGGGAATCCCATCGTTTGACACACCGGATTATTCAGAATTATTTTCGGAAGAAAAAGAAATGGTTGGCAAATTGAAAAAAGCCTTCTTAATGGTTGCCGGAGCTGCCGTTCAAAAATACGGAATGGATTTGGATGCACACCAACAATTATTGATGGCTGCAGCCGATATGTTAATCGAAATTTATGTGGCCGAAAGTACAGTTTTACGAACTGAAAAATTAGCCAAAAAAGTAGGCGAAGACAAAGCAAAAGAACAAATTGCAATGGCAAAATTATACTTATACAAAGCCGTTGACGTAGTTTCACAAAAAGGAAAAGAAAGTATCATTTCGTTTGCCGAAGGCGATGAACAACGAATGATGTTGATGGGCTTACGTCGCTTTACAAAATATACCAATATGCCAAACATAGTTGGTTTAAGAGAAACGATTACCACGAAATTAGTAGCTGAAAACAGTTACTGTTTCTAA
- a CDS encoding acetyl-CoA C-acyltransferase — MKTAYIVSGFRTAVGKAPKGVFRFKRPDELAAETIEHLMAQFPDFDKKRIDDVMVGNAMPEAEQGLNVGRLISLMGLKVTDVPGVTVNRYCASGLETIGMATAKIQSGMADCIIAGGAESMSFIPMGGYKPTPDYAVAASGNEDYYWGMGLTAEAVAKQFNVSREDQDEFAFHSHQKALKAQGEGKFDKQIVPITVEQTFINENGKKETKSYVVKKDEGPRADTNVAALSKLKPVFAADGSVTAGNSSQMSDGAAFVLIMSEELVNELGIKPIARLVNFASAGVEPRIMGIGPVKAIPKALKQAGLTLNDIDLIELNEAFASQSLAVVRELGLNPDIVNVNGGAIALGHPLGCTGAKLSVQLFDEMRLRGSKYGIVSMCVGTGQGSAGIFELL; from the coding sequence ATGAAAACAGCATATATAGTATCAGGATTTCGCACTGCAGTTGGTAAAGCTCCAAAAGGAGTTTTTCGTTTCAAACGTCCTGACGAATTAGCAGCCGAAACAATTGAACATTTAATGGCTCAATTTCCCGACTTCGACAAAAAACGCATCGACGACGTGATGGTTGGAAATGCAATGCCCGAAGCCGAACAAGGGCTAAACGTAGGTCGCTTAATTTCCTTAATGGGATTAAAGGTAACCGATGTTCCAGGTGTAACTGTCAATCGTTATTGTGCATCCGGTTTAGAAACCATCGGAATGGCGACAGCTAAAATTCAATCCGGAATGGCCGATTGTATCATTGCAGGTGGAGCCGAAAGTATGAGTTTTATACCAATGGGTGGCTATAAACCAACACCGGATTATGCCGTTGCCGCATCGGGTAACGAGGATTATTATTGGGGAATGGGTTTAACTGCCGAAGCTGTAGCAAAACAATTTAACGTGTCTCGTGAAGATCAAGACGAATTTGCTTTTCATTCCCACCAAAAAGCTTTAAAAGCTCAGGGGGAAGGAAAATTTGACAAACAAATTGTCCCAATCACAGTTGAGCAAACGTTCATCAATGAAAATGGTAAAAAAGAAACTAAATCCTATGTCGTAAAAAAAGACGAAGGTCCAAGAGCAGATACAAACGTAGCAGCCTTATCAAAATTAAAACCGGTATTTGCCGCTGATGGTTCTGTAACAGCTGGAAACTCTTCACAAATGAGTGATGGTGCTGCTTTCGTATTAATTATGAGTGAAGAATTAGTAAACGAATTAGGAATAAAACCTATCGCAAGATTAGTCAATTTCGCCTCTGCGGGTGTTGAACCAAGAATTATGGGAATAGGTCCGGTAAAAGCAATTCCGAAAGCATTAAAACAAGCAGGTTTGACATTAAATGACATCGACTTAATCGAATTAAATGAAGCTTTTGCGTCACAATCGTTAGCCGTTGTTCGTGAATTAGGATTAAATCCTGATATCGTGAATGTAAATGGTGGTGCAATTGCCTTAGGTCATCCACTTGGTTGCACAGGTGCAAAATTGTCTGTTCAATTGTTTGATGAGATGCGTTTAAGAGGAAGTAAATACGGAATTGTGAGTATGTGTGTAGGAACTGGTCAAGGAAGTGCGGGAATTTTTGAATTGCTTTAA
- a CDS encoding four helix bundle protein codes for MHNFEKLKIWQKAIDIAVEVYEISLLLPNDEKFNLIHQIKKCAVSIPSNIAEGSGRNHNKEFIQFLGIANGSTFELITQLILAKRLKLIKEEIVQPIISKLVEVSNMNFSFQKTLKTT; via the coding sequence ATGCACAATTTTGAAAAACTGAAAATCTGGCAAAAAGCAATTGATATTGCTGTTGAAGTTTATGAAATTTCCCTATTACTTCCCAATGATGAAAAATTTAATTTAATACACCAAATTAAAAAATGTGCAGTTTCTATACCTTCAAACATTGCAGAAGGTTCAGGAAGAAATCATAATAAAGAATTTATTCAATTTTTAGGTATAGCAAATGGCTCAACATTCGAATTAATAACGCAATTGATCCTCGCTAAAAGACTAAAACTTATAAAAGAAGAAATAGTACAACCGATAATAAGTAAGTTAGTTGAAGTTTCAAATATGAACTTTTCCTTTCAAAAAACATTAAAAACAACATAA